Proteins encoded together in one Halanaerobiaceae bacterium ANBcell28 window:
- a CDS encoding transposase, which yields MKQVIKILLVYIQIQYHIICYLMTLLVSKDFMPKDEVPISKKYHHLQVDDLPIIKVLEKLDYQELIFDYQQKHGKVLKPINRRNAKYKVPKSVTCPRCGAPHIYLYDNTGGRGQYLCKVCK from the coding sequence TTGAAACAAGTTATTAAAATCTTATTAGTTTATATTCAAATTCAATATCATATTATTTGTTATCTCATGACTTTGCTTGTTAGTAAAGACTTCATGCCCAAAGATGAAGTACCTATTAGCAAAAAGTATCATCATCTGCAAGTTGATGACTTACCTATTATTAAAGTCCTGGAAAAGCTGGATTATCAAGAACTAATCTTTGATTATCAACAGAAACATGGTAAAGTTCTTAAGCCAATTAATAGGCGTAATGCCAAATACAAAGTTCCTAAATCAGTGACCTGCCCTCGATGTGGTGCTCCACACATTTATCTTTATGATAATACTGGCGGTCGTGGTCAATACCTTTGTAAAGTTTGTAAGA
- a CDS encoding lysozyme, with product MCAEDYDENVGNNLVLSDEGLNFIAGYEGFSAYIYEDQGGLPTIGYGHLIQPGETFYEPMTEEEGLELLRTDVIRFEEAVNEAVTVDLEQHEFDACVSLAFNIGDNAFRNSNAVRELNSVDLEAMEREWREWRLVNGQVSQGLVNRRSDELEMFFEGDYNRNHF from the coding sequence TTGTGTGCTGAGGATTATGATGAGAATGTAGGTAACAATCTTGTTTTAAGCGATGAAGGCCTTAACTTTATTGCAGGATATGAAGGATTTTCAGCATATATATATGAAGATCAAGGTGGTTTACCTACTATAGGGTATGGGCATTTAATTCAACCTGGCGAAACTTTTTATGAACCAATGACCGAAGAAGAAGGATTAGAATTATTAAGAACAGATGTTATAAGATTTGAAGAAGCTGTTAATGAGGCTGTTACGGTTGATCTAGAACAACATGAATTTGATGCTTGTGTAAGCTTGGCGTTTAATATAGGAGATAATGCATTTAGGAACTCTAACGCGGTAAGAGAATTAAACAGTGTCGATTTAGAAGCTATGGAAAGGGAATGGAGAGAATGGAGATTAGTAAATGGTCAAGTCAGTCAAGGCTTGGTAAACAGAAGAAGCGATGAATTAGAAATGTTCTTTGAAGGTGATTATAATAGAAATCATTTTTAA